Proteins encoded together in one Pseudomonas sp. TCU-HL1 window:
- the hglS gene encoding 2-oxoadipate dioxygenase/decarboxylase HglS — protein sequence MNNQGFIDPSEIRAQFSRAMSDMYKAEVPLYGDLLDLVAETNRNVMEQSPEVAEQLRWTGELDRLAMERHGAIRVGTAQELSTIRRLFAVMGMQPVGYYDLSPAGVPVHSTAFRAVHENALQISPFRVFTSLLRLELIDNPELRALASGILAKRTIFTPRVKALIDQCEAEGGLNEADAGEFVREALETFRWHTEATVTAAEYDQLHEQHRLIADVVAFKGPHINHLTPRTLDIDQIQDGMPRRGITPKAVVEGPPRRNCPILLRQTSFKALQEKVAFVGQGSAEGSHTARFGEIEQRGAALTPKGRALYDKLLNATRAELKEFPSEQNARRYNELLEKHFQAFPDSHDEMRIQGLAYFRYFVTEKGIAARSNEVRPRTLDDLVQAGHVHYEPLVYEDFLPVSAAGIFQSNLGDNAQVNYEITSNQTDFHDALGGTVLNELDLYAATQRRSILECSATLNLPPLV from the coding sequence ATGAACAACCAGGGGTTCATCGACCCGTCCGAGATTCGTGCGCAGTTCTCTCGCGCCATGTCCGATATGTACAAAGCCGAAGTCCCGCTCTACGGCGATCTACTGGACCTGGTCGCGGAAACCAATCGCAACGTGATGGAGCAATCCCCTGAGGTCGCCGAACAACTGCGCTGGACCGGCGAACTCGACCGCCTGGCGATGGAACGCCACGGCGCGATCCGGGTAGGCACGGCGCAAGAGCTGTCCACCATCCGCCGCCTGTTCGCGGTCATGGGCATGCAACCGGTCGGCTACTACGACCTCAGTCCGGCGGGCGTTCCGGTTCACTCCACCGCCTTCCGGGCCGTGCACGAGAATGCCCTGCAGATCAGCCCGTTCCGGGTGTTCACCTCGCTGCTGCGCCTGGAGCTGATCGACAACCCGGAACTGCGCGCGCTCGCCTCCGGCATCCTCGCCAAGCGCACTATCTTCACCCCACGGGTGAAGGCGCTGATCGACCAATGCGAAGCCGAGGGCGGACTGAACGAAGCCGACGCCGGTGAGTTCGTGCGAGAAGCCCTGGAAACCTTCCGCTGGCACACCGAGGCAACCGTAACCGCTGCCGAGTACGACCAGCTTCATGAACAGCACCGCCTCATCGCCGATGTGGTCGCCTTCAAGGGTCCCCATATCAACCACCTGACACCGCGCACGCTGGACATCGATCAGATCCAGGACGGCATGCCCAGGCGCGGCATCACCCCCAAGGCCGTGGTGGAAGGCCCGCCCCGCCGCAACTGCCCGATCCTGCTGCGCCAGACCAGCTTCAAGGCCCTGCAGGAAAAAGTCGCCTTCGTCGGTCAGGGCAGCGCCGAGGGCAGCCATACCGCACGCTTCGGCGAAATCGAGCAACGTGGTGCAGCCCTGACCCCAAAAGGCCGGGCGCTGTACGACAAGCTGCTGAACGCCACCCGCGCCGAATTGAAGGAGTTCCCCAGCGAACAGAATGCCCGGCGCTACAACGAGCTGCTGGAAAAGCACTTCCAGGCGTTCCCGGACAGCCATGACGAAATGCGTATCCAGGGCCTGGCCTACTTCCGCTATTTCGTCACCGAAAAAGGCATTGCGGCACGCAGCAATGAGGTACGACCGCGCACGCTGGACGACCTCGTCCAGGCCGGCCATGTGCATTACGAGCCCCTGGTGTACGAGGACTTCCTGCCCGTCAGCGCCGCCGGAATCTTCCAGTCCAACCTCGGCGACAACGCCCAGGTGAACTACGAGATCACCTCCAACCAGACGGACTTCCACGACGCCCTGGGAGGTACGGTACTCAACGAGCTGGACCTGTACGCCGCAACCCAGCGCCGCTCCATTCTCGAATGCTCCGCCACGCTGAACCTGCCGCCGCTGGTCTAG
- a CDS encoding IS110 family transposase, with amino-acid sequence MSSIVGIDIAKHSFDIATLQANGKYRSKAKLINAAEGFQVLQEWLNKHSEPGAWIVMEATGTYHEALAEHFYALGYRICVMNPAQIAYYARSQLQRVKTDQVDAKLIASYGEHHQDELRAWQPEPAAIRRLRALVRRLQDLKEIEQMERNRLGVADASVQESIHSVLQRVEEQIAETLKTIRDHIDDDPDLRGKRDLLTSIDGIGEQTAALLLAELGDPLQFESARAITAFAGLNPKLQDSGKHKGHVRISRVGSARLRAGLYMPAITSMTHNPAINALAQRLRARGKAGKQIVCAAMRKLLHIAYGVLKSGQPFDAQLALARG; translated from the coding sequence ATGTCCAGCATCGTCGGCATTGACATTGCCAAGCACAGTTTCGATATCGCCACCCTGCAGGCCAACGGCAAGTACCGCAGCAAGGCCAAGCTGATCAACGCCGCAGAGGGCTTTCAGGTGTTGCAGGAGTGGTTGAACAAGCACAGCGAACCTGGGGCCTGGATCGTGATGGAGGCGACGGGTACCTACCACGAGGCGCTGGCTGAGCACTTTTACGCGCTGGGCTACCGGATTTGCGTGATGAATCCTGCGCAGATTGCCTATTACGCGCGAAGCCAGTTGCAACGGGTCAAGACGGATCAGGTCGACGCCAAGCTGATTGCCAGCTACGGCGAGCACCATCAAGATGAGCTGCGCGCCTGGCAACCCGAGCCTGCCGCGATCCGCCGTCTGCGTGCCCTGGTGCGGCGCCTGCAGGATCTCAAGGAGATCGAGCAGATGGAGCGCAATCGTCTGGGGGTGGCCGATGCCAGCGTGCAAGAGTCGATTCACTCAGTGCTGCAGCGTGTCGAAGAGCAGATTGCCGAGACCCTGAAAACCATCCGCGACCATATCGATGATGATCCAGACCTGCGGGGTAAACGCGATCTGCTGACCAGCATCGATGGTATCGGCGAGCAGACTGCCGCCCTGCTCCTGGCGGAACTGGGTGATCCGCTGCAGTTCGAGAGCGCGCGAGCGATCACTGCCTTTGCCGGGCTGAATCCGAAGCTACAGGATTCGGGTAAGCATAAAGGGCACGTACGCATTTCCCGTGTGGGCTCAGCGCGGCTACGCGCGGGCCTGTACATGCCGGCGATCACCTCGATGACCCACAACCCCGCGATCAATGCCCTGGCACAGCGCCTGCGCGCCCGCGGTAAGGCCGGAAAGCAGATCGTCTGCGCGGCCATGCGCAAGCTGTTGCATATCGCCTATGGCGTACTGAAATCCGGCCAGCCATTCGATGCCCAACTGGCCCTTGCCCGGGGCTAA
- the ydiJ gene encoding D-2-hydroxyglutarate dehydrogenase YdiJ — protein MIARLAASAALTRLYRSFLDSLTACGFQGEISPDYGNRTVLATDNSIYQRLPQAALFPLHDEDVQRIATLAAQPEYRDIVLTPRGGGTGTNGQSLTHGLVVDLSRHMNRILEINAEERWVRVQAGVVKDQLNAALKPHGLFFAPELSTSNRATLGGMINTDASGQGSCTYGKTRDHVLTLDSILLGGQRLKSGPVSDQELAVLAASAGRLGEVHRTVRDVQREHAGLIEARFPKLNRCLTGYDLAHIRGTDGRFNLNNILCGSEGSLGFIVEAKLNVLPIPKHSVLVNVSYTSFMDALRDAQALMAMAPLSIETVDSKVLGLAMKDIVWHDVADYFPADPSVPTLGINLVEFSGDDADTLDAQVASFVEHLKRDAGVRRICHTLARGSAAIAKVNAMRKRAVGLLGNVQGEVRPQPFVEDTAVPPEALADFIAEFRALLDGFNLQYGMFGHVDAGVLHVRPALDMKDPAQAALVRPITDGVARLTQKYGGLLWGEHGKGLRSEYAPTFFGELYPALQAIKSAFDPFNQLNPGKIATPLGSRDELLKIDEVTLRGDLDRQIDERVWRSYESAVHCNGNGACYNYDPNDAMCPSWKATRERTQSPKGRASLIREWLRLQGQSGVDVLQATRDIRTASPLRGLLAKVSNTLGKRWGEQDFSHEVFEAMSGCLACKSCAGQCPVKVNVPEFRSRFLELYHSRYLRPLKDYLIGSLEFSIPYFAKTPSVYNGLMRLGATRAFLKHYAGMVDSPLLSRTDLAPTLKRWNVEAASPEKLRGLSDQQRARSVILVQDAFTRYFETEVLADLIEVLSRLGFKVLLAPYLPNGKPLQVLGFIGAFEKAARKNASMLNGLGGQGVKLVGLDPAMTLVYRQEYRKLLGDQAPDVLLPQEWLIQALDVSPHPAPAAGDDYYLLGHCTEKTNAPAATALWPEVFRRLGLNLRIVSVGCCGMSGTYGHEAANRDTSEKIYDLSWRGIVEGPAGNPRLLANGYSCRSQAERLSGIELSHPIQALLKRIAAT, from the coding sequence ATGATTGCCCGACTTGCTGCATCGGCAGCGCTCACAAGGCTCTACCGTTCCTTCCTGGACTCGCTCACCGCCTGTGGTTTCCAAGGGGAAATTTCCCCTGACTACGGCAACCGCACCGTGCTGGCGACCGACAACTCGATCTACCAGCGCCTGCCACAAGCGGCGCTGTTTCCCCTGCATGACGAGGATGTCCAGCGCATCGCCACGCTCGCTGCGCAACCGGAGTACCGGGACATCGTCCTCACCCCACGGGGAGGCGGAACAGGAACCAACGGCCAGTCCCTCACCCACGGCCTGGTGGTCGACCTCTCGCGGCACATGAACCGCATCCTCGAAATCAACGCCGAAGAACGCTGGGTGCGGGTACAGGCTGGCGTGGTGAAGGACCAGCTCAATGCCGCCCTGAAGCCCCATGGCCTGTTCTTCGCCCCCGAGCTGTCCACCTCCAATCGCGCCACCCTCGGCGGCATGATCAATACCGATGCCAGCGGCCAGGGCAGTTGCACCTACGGCAAGACCCGCGACCACGTGCTAACCCTGGACAGCATCCTGCTCGGCGGCCAACGGCTGAAAAGCGGGCCTGTTTCGGATCAGGAACTGGCGGTGCTGGCCGCAAGCGCCGGGCGCCTGGGTGAGGTCCACAGGACCGTTCGGGACGTCCAGCGGGAGCATGCCGGGCTGATCGAGGCCCGCTTCCCCAAGCTGAATCGCTGCCTGACCGGTTATGACTTGGCACACATCCGCGGCACCGACGGGCGCTTCAACCTCAACAACATACTCTGTGGGTCCGAAGGCTCGCTCGGCTTCATCGTCGAGGCGAAACTCAACGTCCTGCCGATCCCGAAGCACTCGGTGCTGGTGAACGTGTCCTACACCAGTTTCATGGACGCCCTGCGCGACGCCCAGGCGCTGATGGCGATGGCCCCGCTGTCCATCGAAACGGTGGATTCGAAGGTGCTGGGCCTGGCCATGAAGGACATCGTCTGGCACGACGTGGCGGACTACTTTCCGGCCGATCCGAGCGTGCCGACATTGGGTATCAACCTGGTGGAATTCAGCGGCGACGACGCCGATACGCTGGATGCGCAGGTGGCCTCCTTCGTCGAGCACCTGAAACGGGATGCCGGTGTCCGGCGGATTTGCCACACCCTCGCACGAGGCTCCGCCGCGATTGCGAAGGTCAACGCCATGCGCAAACGCGCCGTCGGGCTGCTGGGTAACGTGCAGGGCGAGGTCCGGCCGCAGCCGTTCGTCGAAGACACGGCGGTGCCCCCCGAGGCGCTGGCGGACTTCATCGCCGAATTCCGCGCCCTGCTGGATGGTTTCAACCTGCAGTACGGCATGTTCGGCCATGTCGACGCGGGCGTGCTGCACGTGCGCCCGGCCCTCGACATGAAGGACCCTGCCCAGGCAGCCCTGGTGCGCCCCATCACCGACGGCGTGGCCCGGCTGACCCAAAAATATGGCGGCCTGCTCTGGGGCGAGCACGGCAAAGGCCTGCGCTCGGAATATGCACCGACGTTCTTCGGTGAGCTGTATCCGGCACTGCAGGCGATCAAGTCCGCCTTCGACCCCTTCAATCAACTCAATCCGGGCAAGATCGCCACCCCGCTGGGTTCGCGTGACGAGCTGCTGAAGATCGACGAAGTGACCCTGCGCGGCGATCTGGACCGGCAGATCGATGAGCGTGTCTGGCGCAGCTACGAGTCGGCCGTGCACTGCAACGGCAACGGCGCCTGCTACAACTACGACCCCAACGATGCGATGTGCCCTTCCTGGAAGGCCACCCGCGAACGTACCCAGTCGCCCAAGGGCCGGGCGTCGCTGATTCGCGAGTGGTTGCGCCTGCAGGGGCAGTCCGGGGTCGACGTGCTCCAGGCCACCCGCGACATCCGGACGGCTTCGCCTCTCCGGGGACTGCTGGCCAAGGTCAGCAACACCCTCGGCAAGCGCTGGGGCGAGCAGGACTTCTCCCACGAGGTGTTCGAGGCGATGTCCGGCTGTCTGGCGTGCAAGTCCTGCGCCGGCCAGTGCCCGGTGAAGGTCAACGTGCCCGAGTTCCGCTCACGCTTCCTGGAGCTCTATCACAGCCGCTACCTGCGCCCGCTCAAGGACTACCTGATCGGGTCGCTCGAGTTCAGCATTCCCTACTTCGCGAAAACTCCGTCGGTCTACAACGGGCTCATGCGACTCGGGGCGACGCGGGCATTCCTGAAGCACTACGCCGGAATGGTCGACAGCCCCCTGCTCAGCCGAACTGACCTGGCGCCCACACTCAAGCGCTGGAACGTCGAGGCCGCGAGCCCGGAAAAGCTCCGTGGACTCTCGGACCAGCAGCGCGCCCGCAGCGTCATCCTCGTGCAGGACGCGTTCACCCGCTATTTCGAAACCGAGGTACTTGCCGATCTGATCGAAGTTCTCTCACGCCTGGGCTTCAAGGTCCTGCTCGCGCCCTACCTGCCCAATGGCAAGCCGCTTCAGGTACTGGGCTTCATCGGCGCCTTCGAGAAGGCGGCGCGAAAGAACGCCAGCATGCTCAATGGGCTTGGCGGCCAGGGCGTGAAGCTGGTGGGCCTGGACCCGGCCATGACCCTGGTCTACCGCCAGGAGTACCGCAAGCTGCTGGGCGACCAGGCGCCCGACGTGCTGCTGCCGCAGGAATGGCTGATACAGGCGTTGGACGTTTCCCCCCACCCGGCTCCTGCCGCAGGCGACGACTACTACCTGCTGGGCCACTGCACCGAGAAGACCAACGCGCCAGCGGCAACCGCGCTCTGGCCGGAGGTCTTCCGGCGATTGGGCCTGAATCTCAGGATCGTGTCGGTGGGCTGCTGCGGCATGTCCGGTACCTACGGCCACGAGGCGGCCAACCGGGATACGTCCGAGAAGATCTACGACCTGTCCTGGCGTGGGATCGTCGAAGGCCCGGCTGGCAACCCGCGGCTGCTTGCAAACGGCTACTCCTGCCGCAGCCAGGCCGAACGCCTGAGCGGGATAGAACTTTCACACCCGATCCAAGCCCTCCTGAAGCGAATAGCCGCCACCTGA
- a CDS encoding 2-aminoadipate transaminase, with product MTPSTISASLSVVHPITLSHGQNAQVWDTEGNSYIDFVGGIGVLNLGHCNPAVVAAITEQAQRLTHSAFNAVPHQGYRDLMKALTDFIPVDYPLAGMLTNSGAEAAENALKIVRAATGRTVVIAFDGGFHGRTLATLNLNGKVAPYKQRVGTLPGPVYHVPYPSPDTGVTAEEAFRAIDRLFSVEVDINEVACFIFEPVQGEGGFLAMDPAFAQGLRRFCDANGIFLIIDEIQSGFGRTGQRFAFPRLGIEPDLLLLGKSIAGGLPLGAVVGREALMNALPKGGLGGTYSGNPLACAAALASLKLMTDANLASWGEAQEQAILRRYERWRQQAISPYLGRLTGTGAMRGIELVTPEGKPASQQLAELLEATRRKGLLLMPSGKNRHVVRLLAPLTIEPELFERGLDIFEECLAGIR from the coding sequence ATGACCCCGTCCACCATCAGTGCTTCGCTGTCGGTCGTGCATCCGATCACCCTGAGCCATGGCCAGAACGCCCAGGTCTGGGATACCGAAGGCAACAGCTACATCGATTTCGTCGGGGGAATCGGCGTCCTCAACCTCGGCCACTGCAACCCCGCGGTGGTCGCCGCCATCACCGAACAGGCCCAGCGCCTCACCCACTCGGCCTTCAACGCCGTCCCGCACCAGGGCTACCGCGACCTGATGAAGGCCCTGACGGACTTCATTCCGGTGGACTACCCCTTGGCCGGCATGCTGACCAACAGCGGCGCCGAAGCTGCGGAGAATGCGCTGAAGATCGTGCGCGCAGCCACTGGCCGCACCGTGGTGATCGCTTTTGACGGCGGCTTTCACGGCCGCACCCTCGCGACCCTCAATCTCAACGGCAAGGTCGCCCCTTACAAGCAGCGCGTGGGCACCCTGCCCGGTCCGGTCTACCACGTTCCCTACCCCAGCCCGGACACCGGCGTCACCGCTGAAGAGGCCTTCAGGGCCATCGATCGCCTGTTCAGCGTCGAGGTGGATATCAACGAAGTGGCCTGCTTCATCTTCGAACCCGTGCAAGGCGAAGGTGGTTTCCTGGCCATGGACCCGGCCTTTGCGCAGGGCCTGCGCAGGTTCTGCGACGCCAATGGCATCTTCCTGATCATCGATGAAATCCAGTCCGGCTTCGGCCGCACCGGGCAGCGGTTCGCCTTTCCCCGCCTTGGCATCGAGCCGGATCTGCTGCTCCTCGGCAAAAGCATCGCCGGCGGCTTGCCGCTAGGCGCGGTGGTCGGCCGCGAGGCGCTGATGAACGCCTTGCCCAAGGGCGGCCTGGGTGGCACCTACTCGGGCAATCCGCTGGCCTGCGCAGCGGCCCTGGCCAGCCTGAAACTGATGACGGACGCGAACCTCGCATCCTGGGGCGAGGCGCAAGAACAGGCGATCCTGCGCCGCTACGAGCGCTGGCGCCAACAGGCCATTTCACCCTACCTCGGCCGCCTGACCGGCACCGGGGCCATGCGCGGCATCGAGCTGGTCACGCCGGAGGGCAAACCCGCTTCCCAGCAACTGGCCGAGCTCCTGGAGGCCACCCGCCGCAAGGGCCTGCTGTTGATGCCCAGCGGCAAGAACCGCCATGTGGTGCGGCTGCTAGCCCCGCTGACCATCGAGCCCGAGCTGTTCGAAAGAGGCTTGGACATTTTCGAAGAGTGCCTGGCAGGTATCCGCTGA